In the Mesotoga infera genome, AAAAGAGATGATTTCGAAGGCCAAAGAGTTCATAGCAAAGTATCAGCTTGATGTCGACATGAACATGTCAGCCAAGGAACTTGGCAGCGGCCAACAAGAGATGCTTACAATACTCAAAGTCCTTTTCAGGGATCCGAAAATAATAATATTCGATGAACCAACGGCTCCACTCAGTATTAAAGAGATCGAGATCCTCTTCAGACTAATAAGGGATCTGAGATCCAAGGGGATGACGATCCTATATATATCGCATCATCTCTCCGAAGTCCTTGATCTTTCGGACAGGATAACTGTGTTAAGAAACGGGAAGAAGGTTTCGACGATCAATAACGACGATCAAGTGAGTGA is a window encoding:
- a CDS encoding sugar ABC transporter ATP-binding protein — protein: MKILEIQELTKEFPGVVALDSVNMDLEAGEIHSLVGENGAGKSTLVKILAGVYKPSHGSFSLMGEEMHFHSPKDASKYIGVVHQERELVPHFSGYQNLFLGLEETKAGFLKRKEMISKAKEFIAKYQLDVDMNMSAKELGSGQQEMLTILKVLFRDPKIIIFDEPTAPLSIKEIEILFRLIRDLRSKGMTILYISHHLSEVLDLSDRITVLRNGKKVSTINNDDQVS